A window of Aquitalea denitrificans contains these coding sequences:
- a CDS encoding FAD-binding protein: MDFSTQAIPRIDPRRPWVLGPSGLKRIVLGDDSGSRDAAMLAHGPAHKPLRSKGPFSQRLLVVAHAERGQLDDAAREAIAAAAILAGKDGEVLALLYGMEGAAPEALAELAVDRALTVADPGYAPEQKLALLQQLLQQESPHTVLFADRGEDADLGRRLACRARLSVVTDVVEIAADGVRRRQPGAGFSLRERAQLLLLARGVAEAKLPFVGKGERLETAALPAVSEQVQDLGSAASPASELALEEADLIVSAGNGVSNVPGFLALAEALGAAVGASRVAVDDGRFTRDKQVGATGKTVQASAYIALGISGAVQHLQGIKSCRHVIAVNLDAAAPMIKRADLSIIDDCQSFISAFEQLVRRERNLV; the protein is encoded by the coding sequence ATGGATTTTTCTACCCAGGCCATTCCGCGCATCGACCCGCGTCGCCCGTGGGTGCTGGGGCCCAGCGGCCTCAAGCGCATTGTGCTGGGCGATGACAGCGGCAGCCGCGATGCCGCCATGCTGGCCCACGGCCCGGCCCACAAGCCGCTGCGCAGCAAGGGGCCGTTCAGCCAGCGCCTGCTGGTGGTGGCCCATGCCGAACGCGGCCAGCTGGATGATGCGGCGCGCGAAGCCATTGCCGCCGCCGCCATTCTGGCCGGCAAGGACGGCGAAGTACTGGCCTTGCTGTACGGCATGGAAGGCGCTGCGCCGGAAGCACTGGCCGAACTGGCCGTGGACCGCGCCCTGACCGTGGCCGACCCCGGTTATGCGCCGGAACAGAAACTGGCCTTGCTGCAACAACTGCTGCAGCAGGAAAGCCCGCATACCGTGCTGTTTGCCGACCGTGGCGAAGACGCCGACCTGGGCCGCCGCCTGGCCTGTCGCGCCCGGCTGTCGGTGGTGACCGATGTGGTGGAAATCGCCGCCGATGGCGTGCGCCGTCGTCAGCCCGGTGCTGGTTTCAGCCTGCGTGAACGCGCACAGCTATTGTTGCTGGCACGTGGCGTGGCCGAGGCCAAACTGCCGTTTGTCGGCAAGGGCGAACGGCTGGAAACCGCTGCCTTGCCTGCCGTCAGCGAGCAGGTGCAGGACCTGGGCAGTGCCGCCAGTCCGGCCTCCGAGCTGGCGCTGGAAGAAGCCGACCTGATTGTGTCGGCCGGCAATGGCGTCAGCAATGTGCCGGGCTTTCTGGCGCTGGCCGAAGCATTGGGTGCTGCGGTGGGAGCTTCCCGCGTGGCGGTGGACGATGGCCGCTTTACCCGCGACAAGCAGGTGGGTGCCACCGGCAAAACAGTACAGGCCAGCGCCTATATCGCGCTGGGCATATCCGGTGCGGTACAGCATCTGCAAGGCATCAAGTCCTGCCGCCATGTGATTGCGGTGAACCTGGATGCGGCGGCCCCCATGATCAAGCGTGCCGACCTCAGCATCATCGACGACTGCCAGTCCTTCATCAGTGCGTTTGAACAACTGGTGCGGCGTGAGCGTAATTTAGTCTGA
- a CDS encoding NADH:flavin oxidoreductase: protein MRYPHLFAPITLNKLTLRNRVVSTAHAEVYAEPGGLPGDRYIRYYEEKAKGGLGLAICGGSSPVSIDSPQSWWKSVNLATDAIIDPLARLAEAMHRHGAKIMIQATHMGRRSSYYGEHWPHLVSPSGIREPVHRGNAKVIEQHEIRRIIADFAQAARRVKAAGMDGIEISAAHQHLIDQFWSPRTNFRSDEWGGSFENRLRFGVEVLNAVRAEVGPDFCVGLRMCGDEFHEDGLSHDMLKDIAAAMSETGLIDYLSVVGSGADTHNTLANCMPPMALPPEPFVHLAAGIKSVSKVPVMHAQSIRDPVQAERILASGMVDMVGMTRAHIADPHLVIKIRDGKEDQIRQCVGANYCIDRQYHGQDVLCIQNAATSREATMPHDIAKADKLRKVVVVGAGPAGLEAARVARERGHEVVLFEKQPQVGGQIVLAAKAPQREQMAGIVRWLDMETQRLGVDRRLGVAADKAMILAEKPDIVVLATGGIPYTSQVPDWGVEEGVAVSSWDILSGKVEPGKNVLVYDAVSTQAGFGVADFLSSRGSTVEIVTPDVKVGDDTGGTTFPIFYRRLYAQGIIPTPNFWLDKVYAEGDKKIAVLRNEYTEALEERAVDQVVIENGILPNDSLYWDMKELSKNQGHTDVHTLFASQPQPSLSQPLAAGEFLLFRVGDCISMHNIHGAIYDALRLVKDF from the coding sequence ATGCGCTATCCGCACCTGTTTGCGCCCATTACCCTGAACAAGCTGACGCTGCGCAACCGCGTGGTGAGCACCGCGCATGCCGAGGTGTATGCCGAGCCGGGCGGCCTGCCCGGCGACCGTTACATCCGCTATTACGAAGAAAAGGCCAAGGGCGGCCTGGGCCTGGCCATTTGTGGCGGCTCCAGCCCGGTGTCCATCGACAGCCCGCAAAGCTGGTGGAAGTCGGTAAACCTGGCCACCGACGCCATCATCGACCCGCTGGCGCGGCTGGCCGAGGCCATGCACCGCCACGGCGCCAAGATCATGATCCAGGCCACCCACATGGGCCGCCGCTCCAGCTATTACGGCGAGCACTGGCCGCATCTGGTCAGCCCGTCCGGCATTCGCGAACCGGTACACCGTGGCAACGCCAAGGTGATCGAGCAGCATGAAATCCGCCGCATCATTGCCGACTTTGCCCAGGCTGCGCGCCGGGTAAAGGCAGCCGGCATGGACGGTATCGAGATTTCCGCCGCCCACCAGCATCTGATCGACCAGTTCTGGAGCCCGCGCACCAACTTCCGCAGCGACGAATGGGGCGGCAGCTTTGAAAACCGCCTGCGCTTTGGTGTGGAAGTGCTCAATGCGGTGCGTGCCGAAGTAGGCCCGGATTTCTGCGTCGGCCTGCGCATGTGCGGTGACGAATTCCATGAAGACGGCCTGAGCCACGACATGCTGAAGGACATTGCCGCGGCCATGTCGGAAACCGGCCTGATCGACTACCTGTCGGTGGTGGGCTCCGGTGCCGACACCCACAACACCCTGGCCAACTGCATGCCGCCGATGGCCTTGCCGCCGGAGCCGTTTGTGCATCTGGCTGCCGGCATCAAGTCGGTGTCCAAGGTGCCGGTGATGCACGCGCAAAGCATTCGCGACCCGGTACAGGCCGAACGCATTCTGGCCAGCGGCATGGTGGACATGGTGGGCATGACCCGCGCCCATATTGCCGACCCGCATCTGGTGATCAAGATCCGCGATGGCAAGGAAGACCAGATCCGCCAGTGTGTGGGGGCCAACTACTGCATCGACCGCCAGTATCACGGTCAGGACGTGCTGTGCATCCAGAATGCCGCCACCAGCCGTGAAGCCACCATGCCGCACGACATTGCCAAGGCCGACAAGCTGCGCAAGGTGGTGGTGGTGGGTGCCGGCCCGGCCGGGCTGGAAGCCGCCCGCGTGGCGCGCGAGCGTGGCCATGAAGTGGTGCTGTTCGAGAAACAGCCGCAGGTAGGCGGGCAGATCGTACTCGCCGCCAAGGCCCCTCAGCGCGAACAGATGGCCGGCATCGTGCGCTGGCTGGACATGGAAACCCAGCGTCTGGGGGTGGATCGCCGTCTGGGCGTGGCTGCCGACAAGGCGATGATTCTGGCGGAAAAACCGGACATCGTGGTGCTGGCCACCGGCGGTATTCCCTATACCAGCCAGGTGCCGGACTGGGGCGTGGAAGAGGGCGTGGCCGTCAGCAGCTGGGACATCCTGTCCGGCAAGGTGGAGCCGGGCAAGAACGTGCTGGTGTATGACGCCGTCAGCACCCAGGCCGGTTTCGGCGTGGCCGACTTCCTGTCCAGCCGTGGCAGCACGGTGGAAATCGTTACCCCCGACGTGAAAGTGGGCGACGACACCGGCGGGACGACTTTCCCCATTTTCTACCGCCGCCTGTACGCACAGGGCATCATCCCCACCCCCAATTTCTGGCTGGACAAGGTGTATGCCGAAGGCGACAAGAAAATCGCCGTGCTGCGCAACGAATACACCGAGGCGCTGGAAGAACGGGCGGTGGATCAGGTGGTGATCGAAAACGGCATCCTGCCCAATGACAGCCTGTACTGGGACATGAAGGAGCTGTCAAAGAACCAGGGCCATACCGATGTCCACACCCTGTTTGCCTCGCAGCCGCAGCCTTCCCTGTCGCAGCCGCTGGCGGCGGGTGAGTTTTTGCTGTTCCGCGTGGGTGACTGCATTTCCATGCACAACATCCACGGTGCTATCTACGACGCCCTGCGTCTGGTGAAGGATTTCTGA
- a CDS encoding dipeptidase yields MTTLHQDALVIDGLIIAKWSREVFDDMRRGGLSAANCTVSVWEGFQDTVGNIAEMKKQIRDYSDILTLVRSTEDVRRAKAEGKTGIILGFQNAHAFEDNLGYIEAFADMGVRVVQLCYNTQNLVGTGCYERDGGLSGFGREVINEMNRVGIMVDLSHVGGNTSREAILESKKPVCYSHCLPSGLKEHPRNKSDEELRFIADHGGFIGVTMFPPFLKRGIEATVDDYVEAMDYIINLVGEDCVGYGTDFTQGYDKGFFDWITHDKGRHRRLTNFGTILNPEGIRTIGETPNLTAAMEKAGWSESKIRKVLGENWLRVFADVWGS; encoded by the coding sequence ATGACGACGCTGCATCAGGACGCGCTGGTGATTGACGGGCTGATCATTGCCAAATGGAGCCGTGAGGTTTTCGACGACATGCGCCGTGGTGGCCTGTCGGCAGCCAACTGTACCGTGTCGGTATGGGAAGGTTTCCAGGATACCGTGGGCAATATCGCGGAGATGAAAAAGCAGATTCGCGATTACAGCGACATCCTTACCCTGGTGCGCAGCACCGAGGACGTGCGCCGTGCCAAGGCCGAGGGCAAGACCGGCATCATCCTGGGTTTCCAGAACGCCCACGCCTTTGAAGACAATCTGGGTTATATCGAAGCCTTTGCCGACATGGGCGTGCGCGTGGTGCAGCTGTGCTACAACACGCAAAACCTGGTGGGCACCGGCTGCTACGAGCGCGACGGCGGCCTGTCCGGCTTTGGCCGTGAAGTGATCAACGAGATGAACCGAGTGGGCATCATGGTGGATCTGTCGCATGTGGGCGGCAACACCTCGCGCGAGGCCATTCTGGAATCCAAAAAGCCGGTGTGCTACTCGCACTGCCTGCCGTCCGGCCTGAAAGAACACCCGCGTAACAAGAGCGATGAAGAACTGCGCTTCATTGCCGACCATGGCGGTTTCATCGGCGTCACCATGTTCCCGCCCTTCCTCAAGCGCGGCATCGAGGCCACGGTGGACGACTATGTCGAGGCCATGGACTACATCATCAACCTGGTGGGTGAGGACTGCGTGGGCTACGGCACCGACTTCACCCAGGGCTATGACAAGGGCTTCTTTGACTGGATCACCCACGACAAGGGCCGTCATCGCCGCCTGACCAACTTTGGCACCATCCTCAATCCGGAAGGCATCCGCACCATCGGCGAAACGCCGAATCTGACTGCTGCCATGGAAAAGGCCGGCTGGTCCGAGAGCAAGATCCGCAAGGTGCTGGGGGAAAACTGGCTGCGTGTATTTGCAGACGTCTGGGGTAGTTGA
- a CDS encoding LysE family translocator — MDSTTLLLYVIAATAATITPGPTMLLALHNGANSGMRVAACGIAGAALSDLILITAVGCGLGSLILASEQLFTLLKWVGCIYLLYLAWQLWQAAPTLSSTASTRDNNNGQGRAAFRRSLLIALSNPKGLLFFSAFLPQFIQPQASLTGQYATLALVTALIDIVAMSAYAAGGHHSMRILTRSALRRINRSCAAILAGLAIALSLYRRSASQ, encoded by the coding sequence ATGGACAGTACAACGCTCTTGCTTTACGTCATTGCCGCCACCGCAGCCACCATCACCCCCGGACCAACCATGCTGCTGGCACTGCACAATGGTGCCAACAGCGGCATGCGTGTAGCCGCCTGCGGCATTGCCGGTGCCGCGTTGTCCGACCTTATCCTGATCACTGCGGTTGGCTGTGGGCTGGGCAGCCTGATATTGGCATCTGAACAGTTGTTTACGCTACTCAAGTGGGTGGGATGCATATATCTGCTCTATCTGGCATGGCAGCTGTGGCAGGCAGCACCCACACTTTCCAGCACTGCCTCAACAAGGGATAACAACAATGGGCAAGGCCGGGCTGCCTTTCGCCGCTCATTGCTGATTGCCTTGTCCAACCCCAAAGGGCTGCTATTTTTCTCTGCCTTTCTGCCGCAATTCATCCAGCCACAGGCCAGCCTGACCGGCCAGTACGCCACGCTTGCTCTGGTCACTGCGCTGATCGATATCGTCGCCATGAGCGCCTACGCTGCCGGAGGCCATCACAGCATGCGTATTTTGACTCGCAGTGCCCTACGACGAATCAATCGCAGTTGTGCCGCCATCCTGGCCGGTCTGGCCATTGCACTCAGTCTGTATCGCCGCAGCGCTTCGCAGTGA
- a CDS encoding DUF3483 domain-containing protein: MSFSLAHALTGLFWLGALLLLGGLARRASLWQQGRSASVSWLGLLAMPKRYFVDIHHVVAREPAVARAHVAAAGGGVAILLLSALNYGLMLYQGWLDVLLVLMAAVMLLGARMMQARRLQAPPRLSQGRWQVLPARLRLFALGSLLAAGLLFAGPQLGMAGQLIAVVALLMLALGGAELALGIGLGWPMKHAVAGLLHLAFHPRAERFAGKSSDLKPLNLAAGELGVAKVEDFAWNRLLSFDACVQCGKCEAACPAYAAGQPLNPKKLIQDMVAAQSRGTDPAYAGNPHPGRDAAVVVKPGEDIVGSVLAAETLWSCTTCRACVENCPMLIEHVDTVVNLRRHVTLSRGEVPGKGSEALANLRNTDTVGGYPLAVRYHWAIDLDLPVLQPGEHTEWLLLAGEGAFDMRYQRALRALVKVLKAAGVKVAVLGEAERDCGDVARRLGDEAGFQRLAQANIATLAQYRFAHIVTPDPHVFHCLANEYPALGGQFDVWHHSKLLEHLLARRAIPLKADATPLPPLTFHDPCYLGRYNDGFNAPRNVLKGIGIKVVDMQRSGRDARCCGWGGGAAFTDIPGQRRIPDMRMDDIRETGTGRVAVACPNCTAMLEGVVGERADVIELAELVAERLA; encoded by the coding sequence ATGAGCTTCTCCCTTGCCCATGCCCTGACCGGACTGTTCTGGCTGGGTGCTCTCCTGCTGCTGGGTGGCCTGGCCAGACGTGCCAGCCTGTGGCAGCAGGGGCGCAGCGCCAGTGTGTCCTGGCTTGGCCTTCTGGCCATGCCCAAGCGCTATTTTGTCGATATCCACCACGTGGTGGCGCGCGAGCCCGCCGTGGCCCGCGCTCACGTGGCGGCAGCCGGTGGCGGCGTGGCCATCCTGCTGCTGTCGGCGCTCAACTACGGCCTGATGCTGTACCAGGGCTGGCTGGACGTGCTGCTGGTGCTGATGGCCGCGGTGATGCTGCTGGGCGCACGCATGATGCAGGCCCGTCGCCTGCAAGCCCCGCCGCGCCTGTCGCAGGGCCGCTGGCAAGTATTGCCCGCCCGCCTGCGCCTGTTTGCGCTGGGCAGCCTGCTGGCCGCCGGTCTGCTGTTTGCCGGCCCGCAGCTGGGCATGGCCGGGCAGCTGATTGCCGTGGTGGCGCTGCTGATGCTGGCCTTGGGCGGTGCCGAACTGGCGCTGGGCATTGGCCTGGGCTGGCCGATGAAACATGCGGTGGCCGGTTTGCTGCATCTGGCCTTTCACCCGCGTGCCGAACGCTTTGCCGGTAAATCCTCCGACCTCAAGCCGCTGAATCTGGCCGCAGGGGAGCTGGGTGTGGCCAAGGTGGAGGACTTCGCCTGGAACCGCCTGCTGTCCTTTGATGCCTGTGTGCAGTGCGGCAAGTGTGAAGCCGCCTGTCCGGCCTATGCCGCCGGGCAGCCGCTCAACCCGAAAAAGCTGATCCAGGACATGGTGGCGGCACAGAGCCGTGGCACCGACCCGGCCTATGCCGGCAACCCGCATCCTGGCCGCGATGCGGCCGTGGTGGTGAAGCCGGGCGAGGACATCGTCGGCAGTGTGCTGGCGGCGGAAACGCTGTGGTCCTGCACCACTTGCCGCGCCTGCGTGGAAAACTGCCCGATGCTGATCGAGCATGTGGACACCGTGGTCAACCTGCGTCGTCACGTCACCCTCAGCCGTGGCGAAGTACCGGGCAAGGGCAGCGAGGCGCTGGCCAATCTGCGCAATACCGACACCGTGGGCGGCTACCCGCTGGCGGTGCGTTACCACTGGGCGATTGACCTGGACCTGCCGGTGTTGCAGCCGGGCGAACACACCGAATGGCTGCTGCTGGCCGGCGAAGGCGCATTCGACATGCGTTACCAGCGTGCATTGCGCGCCCTGGTGAAAGTACTGAAGGCCGCCGGGGTGAAGGTGGCGGTGCTGGGCGAGGCCGAGCGCGACTGCGGCGACGTGGCACGCCGTCTGGGCGACGAAGCCGGCTTCCAGCGGCTGGCCCAGGCCAATATCGCCACGCTGGCGCAATACCGCTTTGCCCACATCGTCACGCCGGACCCGCATGTATTCCATTGCCTGGCCAATGAATACCCGGCGCTGGGCGGCCAGTTTGACGTATGGCACCACAGCAAGCTGCTGGAACACCTGCTGGCGCGTCGCGCCATTCCGCTGAAGGCCGATGCCACGCCGCTGCCGCCGCTCACCTTCCACGACCCCTGCTATCTGGGCCGTTACAACGATGGCTTCAATGCGCCGCGCAATGTGCTGAAGGGCATTGGTATCAAAGTTGTCGATATGCAGCGCTCCGGGCGCGACGCCCGCTGCTGCGGCTGGGGTGGTGGCGCGGCCTTTACCGATATTCCCGGCCAGCGTCGCATTCCCGACATGCGCATGGACGACATCCGCGAAACCGGCACCGGCCGGGTAGCGGTGGCCTGCCCCAATTGCACGGCCATGCTGGAAGGCGTGGTGGGTGAGCGGGCAGACGTGATCGAACTGGCCGAACTGGTGGCCGAACGCCTGGCCTGA
- a CDS encoding electron transfer flavoprotein subunit beta — MKIAVLVSPAVHPVSGRPCAGEADLAALALAQRLSDQVDVWYAGAADDAALADYLARGAAHVHSLSLSPDSDVLGALAEALQDYPMLLCGARAEGGDGSGLLPYQLAEQLGCALLPDVLALSKSDQQWQAVQALPKGVRRTLKASLPLLASVNPRAATAAGWSYARLQQGKIRRKAATGAALAPVVLEPARRARALVAASKVSGHARMQGAIAGGDGKAAGVVVKQGDSVEKAQVVLDYLRQHQLVDF, encoded by the coding sequence ATGAAAATAGCCGTCCTGGTTTCCCCCGCCGTGCATCCGGTTAGCGGTCGTCCCTGTGCCGGCGAGGCCGATCTGGCCGCACTGGCGCTGGCACAGCGTCTTTCTGATCAGGTGGATGTCTGGTATGCCGGTGCCGCCGATGATGCGGCGCTGGCGGATTATCTGGCGCGTGGTGCCGCTCATGTCCACAGCCTGAGCCTGAGCCCCGACAGTGATGTCCTGGGTGCGCTGGCCGAGGCCCTGCAGGATTACCCCATGCTGCTGTGCGGTGCCCGCGCCGAAGGCGGTGACGGCTCCGGTCTGCTGCCTTATCAGCTGGCCGAGCAACTGGGCTGCGCCTTGTTGCCGGATGTGCTGGCCTTGTCGAAATCCGACCAGCAATGGCAGGCGGTGCAGGCGCTGCCCAAAGGCGTGCGGCGTACGCTCAAGGCCAGCCTGCCGCTGCTGGCCAGCGTCAATCCGCGCGCAGCTACCGCAGCCGGCTGGAGTTATGCCCGGCTGCAACAGGGCAAGATTCGCCGCAAAGCCGCCACTGGTGCGGCTTTGGCCCCGGTGGTGCTGGAGCCGGCCCGCCGTGCGCGCGCGCTGGTGGCCGCCAGCAAGGTCAGTGGTCATGCCCGCATGCAGGGGGCGATTGCCGGGGGTGATGGCAAGGCTGCCGGTGTGGTCGTAAAACAGGGTGATTCTGTCGAGAAAGCGCAAGTTGTGCTGGATTACCTCAGGCAACATCAGCTCGTCGATTTCTGA
- a CDS encoding DUF5943 domain-containing protein, producing MQPQLPIDVDADTGVWSTNGLPMLYVPRHFFINNHLAIEAALGRRVYADSLYEAGYRSAHFWCGSEAQTHGLKGMEVFEHYLSRLSQRGWGQFSFIEADEVTGNASIRLDNSCFVLAQGVAGAPQSEHMACYLFAGWFAGAMDWVGENLGHDYRTVSRESQCAGLGADYCIFTVHPL from the coding sequence ATGCAACCTCAACTTCCCATCGACGTGGATGCCGACACCGGCGTCTGGAGTACCAACGGCCTGCCCATGCTGTATGTGCCGCGGCATTTCTTCATCAACAACCATCTGGCCATCGAGGCAGCACTGGGCCGTCGCGTGTATGCCGATTCGCTGTACGAAGCCGGTTACCGTTCTGCCCACTTCTGGTGCGGCAGCGAAGCGCAAACCCACGGCCTGAAGGGCATGGAAGTGTTTGAACACTATCTGTCCCGCCTGTCGCAGCGCGGCTGGGGCCAGTTCAGCTTCATCGAGGCCGACGAAGTGACTGGCAATGCCAGCATCCGCCTGGACAACTCCTGTTTCGTGCTGGCCCAGGGCGTGGCCGGTGCACCGCAGAGCGAACACATGGCCTGCTATCTGTTTGCCGGCTGGTTTGCCGGTGCCATGGACTGGGTGGGCGAAAACCTGGGCCATGACTACCGCACCGTCAGCCGCGAAAGCCAGTGTGCCGGCCTGGGGGCCGACTACTGCATTTTCACCGTTCATCCCTTGTAA
- a CDS encoding glycine betaine ABC transporter substrate-binding protein: MLKRQFLALLLAGVALPFCSHAADKPTIKIGYVEGWSDSVATTNVAANIIRNKLGYPVEIVPVAAGIMWQGVARGDLDATLSAWLPTTHEAYYSQFKDKVVDLGVNYPGAKIGLIVPDYVAAHSIADLNANKAAFQGRIVGIDAGAGVMKKTEEAIKKYQLDYTLLPSSGTGMAAELARSINSKKSIAVTGWIPHWMFAKWKLRFLEDPQKVYGDAEHVDSVINPGLTAKAPEVVAFFKKFRWKPEEIGKVMLDVENGAKPVAAADSWVKANAGKVNEWTH; this comes from the coding sequence ATGCTGAAACGCCAATTTCTTGCCCTGCTGCTGGCCGGTGTGGCCCTGCCATTCTGTAGCCATGCTGCTGACAAGCCCACCATCAAGATCGGCTATGTAGAAGGCTGGTCGGACAGTGTGGCCACCACCAATGTGGCGGCCAACATCATCCGCAACAAGCTGGGTTATCCGGTGGAAATCGTGCCGGTGGCCGCCGGCATCATGTGGCAGGGTGTGGCCCGGGGCGATCTGGACGCCACCTTGTCGGCCTGGCTGCCCACCACCCACGAAGCCTATTACAGCCAGTTCAAGGACAAGGTGGTGGACCTGGGGGTGAACTATCCGGGTGCCAAGATCGGCCTGATCGTGCCTGATTATGTGGCTGCGCATTCCATTGCCGACCTCAACGCCAACAAGGCGGCCTTCCAGGGCCGTATCGTCGGTATCGACGCCGGTGCCGGCGTGATGAAGAAAACCGAAGAAGCCATCAAGAAATACCAGCTGGATTACACCCTGCTGCCCAGCTCCGGTACCGGCATGGCGGCGGAACTGGCCCGCTCCATCAACAGCAAGAAATCCATTGCCGTTACCGGCTGGATTCCGCACTGGATGTTTGCCAAATGGAAACTGCGCTTCCTGGAAGACCCGCAGAAGGTGTACGGCGATGCCGAGCATGTGGATAGCGTGATCAACCCCGGCCTCACTGCCAAGGCTCCGGAAGTGGTGGCCTTCTTCAAGAAATTCCGCTGGAAGCCGGAGGAAATCGGCAAGGTGATGCTGGATGTGGAAAATGGTGCCAAACCGGTAGCCGCGGCGGATAGCTGGGTGAAGGCCAACGCCGGCAAGGTTAATGAGTGGACGCACTGA
- a CDS encoding alpha/beta fold hydrolase: MNFSNTSKFGQSKRAINPGIFNGHVTGPASDASPPPLSDRFLTMHTLTDDGTRLFLSRMGDRGSPPLILAHGTFTNQRSCAPLASHLAARGWQCWLFDWRGHGYSDQPRASFNFETLARQDVPAVLRVVEENCGPLRPFWLGHSAGAVIAAMWLARQAPACTRLAGLQMLAAQATSRQRSWAMQKKIRLISWLLPLRRQIASHWMPLATEAESSHLLRQWCQWSLRGHMQGKDDFDYLAALGRQQLPVLSLAGGGDDFISPPDGCQRLLESFGSASKRYVLCSQAQGFLEDYSHERLLLSKNAKNEIWPLLENWLHQHAHQSQPPAPDQEAAFLLPSSAPPPVHASADDIDFQQQL, encoded by the coding sequence GTGAACTTCTCCAACACCAGCAAATTCGGCCAGTCCAAGCGCGCTATCAATCCGGGCATATTCAACGGTCATGTCACCGGCCCGGCCAGTGATGCCTCCCCACCTCCACTTTCCGACAGGTTTTTGACCATGCATACGCTTACCGACGACGGTACCCGCCTGTTTCTCAGCCGCATGGGCGATAGGGGTAGCCCGCCCCTGATCCTGGCCCACGGCACATTTACCAATCAGCGCAGCTGCGCCCCGCTGGCCAGCCACCTGGCCGCACGCGGCTGGCAATGCTGGTTGTTTGACTGGCGCGGACACGGCTACAGCGACCAGCCCCGTGCCTCTTTCAATTTTGAAACCCTGGCCAGGCAGGATGTCCCTGCCGTGCTGCGGGTGGTGGAGGAAAACTGTGGGCCGCTGCGCCCCTTCTGGCTGGGGCATTCAGCCGGTGCGGTGATTGCCGCCATGTGGCTGGCCAGACAAGCGCCAGCCTGCACCCGGCTGGCCGGTTTGCAGATGCTGGCCGCCCAGGCCACCAGTCGGCAGCGCAGTTGGGCGATGCAGAAAAAGATTCGCCTGATTTCCTGGCTGCTGCCCTTGCGCCGGCAAATTGCCAGCCACTGGATGCCACTGGCTACCGAGGCGGAAAGCAGCCACCTGCTGCGTCAATGGTGTCAGTGGAGCCTGCGTGGTCACATGCAGGGCAAGGATGACTTTGACTACCTGGCTGCACTGGGCAGGCAGCAACTGCCGGTACTGTCATTGGCCGGGGGAGGCGATGACTTCATCTCGCCACCGGATGGTTGCCAGCGCCTGCTGGAAAGCTTTGGCAGCGCCAGCAAGCGCTATGTGCTGTGCAGTCAGGCACAGGGCTTTCTGGAGGATTACAGCCACGAGCGGCTGCTGCTATCAAAAAATGCCAAGAACGAAATCTGGCCCTTGCTGGAAAACTGGCTGCACCAGCATGCCCATCAGTCCCAGCCGCCGGCACCAGATCAGGAAGCCGCTTTTCTGTTGCCATCAAGCGCTCCACCACCAGTGCACGCCAGCGCTGATGACATTGATTTTCAACAGCAGCTGTAA